One genomic window of Haloarcula limicola includes the following:
- a CDS encoding DUF7577 domain-containing protein, whose translation MTISTAELAVRLLVFLFVLVGVPLSFVVMFRIMDYAANDTLVAQFSGRRNGRDTGQLNAYFERAGVEATTCTFCGSANGPDYAYCHNCQERLPN comes from the coding sequence GTGACGATATCCACCGCCGAACTGGCCGTGCGGTTGCTGGTCTTCCTGTTCGTACTGGTGGGTGTCCCCCTCTCCTTCGTCGTCATGTTCCGCATCATGGACTACGCCGCGAACGACACGCTCGTCGCGCAGTTCAGCGGTCGGCGGAACGGGCGCGACACGGGCCAGCTAAACGCCTACTTCGAGCGAGCGGGCGTCGAGGCGACGACGTGTACCTTCTGCGGATCCGCCAACGGGCCGGACTACGCGTACTGTCACAACTGTCAGGAGCGGCTGCCGAACTGA
- a CDS encoding DUF5778 family protein, whose product MSDADALDDDLYRRTKQLLEPGEIQLNGAVVHTEYDGDDEIEMMQATIDVGDAIAEGYGMDPEDTFVYSGSDDPEFASNQHQGLTLDGEEFVWECQQLLREGSFDLVFYYEASADHEAILDDIEERGFDVTGVRGD is encoded by the coding sequence ATGAGCGACGCCGACGCACTCGACGACGACCTCTACCGCCGGACCAAGCAGCTGCTGGAGCCCGGCGAGATCCAGCTCAACGGGGCCGTCGTCCACACGGAGTACGACGGGGACGACGAGATAGAGATGATGCAGGCCACCATCGACGTCGGCGACGCCATCGCCGAGGGGTACGGGATGGACCCCGAGGACACGTTCGTCTACTCGGGCAGCGACGACCCGGAGTTCGCCTCGAACCAGCATCAGGGGCTCACGCTCGACGGCGAGGAGTTCGTCTGGGAGTGTCAGCAACTGCTCCGAGAGGGGTCGTTCGATCTCGTCTTCTACTACGAGGCCAGCGCCGACCACGAGGCTATCCTCGACGACATCGAAGAACGGGGCTTCGACGTGACCGGCGTTCGCGGGGATTGA
- a CDS encoding cold-shock protein encodes MATGTVDFFNDTGGYGFIETDDADEDVFFHMEDVGGPDLEEGQEVEFDIEQADKGPRATNLKRL; translated from the coding sequence ATGGCGACCGGTACGGTAGACTTCTTCAACGACACGGGCGGTTACGGCTTCATCGAGACGGACGACGCGGACGAGGACGTGTTCTTCCACATGGAGGACGTCGGCGGCCCGGACTTAGAGGAGGGACAGGAAGTCGAATTCGACATCGAACAGGCGGACAAAGGCCCGCGGGCGACGAACCTGAAACGGCTGTAA
- the uppS gene encoding polyprenyl diphosphate synthase has product MRERVRRLGYAAYERLLHREFSGAPSHVAVIQDGNRRYARKRGVETRQGHSAGAETTEELLNWCDELGIREVTLYTFSTENFDRPEDQREYIFDLVEEKLRTFADADRVHDAEVCIRAIGETELLPERVRDAIDYAETRTGQYDRLNLNVALAYGGRAELLGAARSVARSVESGELAPEDVSVEAIEDCLYEGPTRDVDLIIRTGGDERTSNFLPWHANGNEAATFFCAPYWPEFRKIDFLRAIRTYQNREESWRTTRARRALTLVRALEDAEVPQAKRVLGRFRDALPSGERETVEEYDTAD; this is encoded by the coding sequence ATGCGAGAACGGGTCCGTCGTCTCGGCTACGCCGCGTACGAACGCTTACTCCACCGGGAGTTCTCGGGCGCGCCCAGTCACGTCGCCGTCATTCAGGACGGCAACCGACGATACGCCCGCAAGCGGGGCGTCGAGACGAGGCAGGGACACAGCGCGGGCGCGGAGACGACCGAGGAACTGCTGAACTGGTGCGACGAACTCGGCATCCGCGAAGTGACGCTCTACACCTTCTCGACGGAGAACTTCGACCGGCCCGAGGACCAGCGCGAGTACATCTTCGACCTCGTCGAGGAGAAGCTCCGGACGTTCGCCGACGCCGACCGCGTCCACGACGCCGAGGTCTGCATCCGCGCCATCGGCGAGACGGAGCTGCTCCCCGAGCGGGTCCGAGACGCCATCGACTACGCCGAGACCCGGACCGGCCAGTACGACCGCCTGAATCTCAACGTCGCGCTGGCCTACGGCGGCCGCGCGGAACTGCTCGGCGCGGCCCGCAGCGTCGCCCGCTCGGTCGAGTCGGGCGAGCTGGCCCCCGAGGACGTCTCCGTCGAGGCGATCGAGGACTGCCTCTACGAGGGGCCGACCCGCGACGTGGACCTCATCATCCGCACCGGCGGCGACGAGCGGACCTCCAACTTCCTCCCGTGGCACGCCAACGGCAACGAGGCCGCGACGTTCTTCTGTGCGCCCTACTGGCCGGAGTTCCGCAAGATCGACTTCCTACGGGCCATCCGGACCTACCAGAACCGCGAGGAGTCCTGGCGAACCACCCGCGCCCGGCGCGCCCTCACGCTCGTTCGCGCCCTCGAAGACGCCGAGGTCCCGCAGGCCAAACGGGTCCTCGGTCGGTTCCGCGACGCTCTCCCGAGTGGCGAGCGCGAAACCGTCGAGGAATACGATACGGCGGACTGA
- a CDS encoding HalOD1 output domain-containing protein, translating to MSKKQDKITERVSLSGSDRTVVVGIVESVAAVTGRDPLDLPPIVEVIDCDALETLFFEPDPSLFVSFEYAGASVELRRGGDLVVSLIDA from the coding sequence ATGTCCAAGAAACAAGACAAAATAACGGAGCGAGTGTCGCTATCCGGTTCCGATAGAACCGTCGTCGTGGGGATAGTCGAAAGCGTCGCCGCCGTAACTGGCCGCGATCCCCTAGACCTCCCGCCGATCGTCGAAGTGATCGACTGCGACGCCCTCGAAACGCTCTTCTTCGAACCGGACCCCAGTTTGTTCGTCTCCTTCGAGTACGCCGGAGCGAGCGTCGAACTCCGGCGCGGAGGGGACTTGGTCGTTTCGCTGATAGATGCCTGA
- a CDS encoding DUF7344 domain-containing protein, whose amino-acid sequence MSEIESIDWDGVFRSLANSKRREILNFVTREQGATTDIDIARHLANDARDETVERTRIYLHHLHLPKLDESGLVVWNRDRGTVEETALTYQLPHGALVSAPGTASRRAENQQAND is encoded by the coding sequence ATGTCCGAGATAGAGTCTATCGACTGGGATGGGGTATTCAGGTCGCTGGCGAACTCGAAGCGCCGCGAGATACTGAATTTCGTCACTCGCGAGCAGGGGGCGACGACCGATATCGACATCGCTAGACATCTGGCGAACGACGCCCGCGACGAAACGGTGGAGCGGACTCGAATCTACCTGCATCACCTCCACCTCCCGAAACTCGATGAGTCCGGCCTCGTCGTCTGGAACCGCGATCGGGGGACGGTCGAGGAGACGGCGCTCACGTATCAACTCCCGCACGGTGCCCTCGTGTCTGCTCCCGGGACTGCCTCTCGTCGTGCCGAGAACCAGCAAGCGAACGACTGA
- a CDS encoding helix-turn-helix domain-containing protein translates to MTVIAEFTIDSDEFILGQVLARSPNTHVEMERVVPASGKVMPYVWVHGGGFEEFEQSVRSSKYVEHLHALDTVGESALYRVEWTDDIESLVYGMAETDATILEARGNEKWFFRIRFDSHQGLTDFHNFCMEHNIVFRLERVYTLAEEHGDGHKFDLTDAQRRALLLAVRGGYFEVPRGTTLGELGGEIGISEQSVSENIRRGTNKILTSVLFDS, encoded by the coding sequence GTGACCGTTATCGCGGAGTTCACTATCGATTCGGACGAGTTCATCCTCGGACAGGTACTCGCTCGGAGCCCGAACACACACGTAGAGATGGAGCGAGTAGTACCGGCTTCCGGAAAGGTGATGCCCTACGTCTGGGTCCACGGCGGCGGGTTCGAGGAGTTCGAACAGTCCGTCCGGTCGAGTAAGTACGTCGAGCACCTCCATGCCCTCGACACTGTCGGCGAAAGCGCCCTCTATCGGGTGGAGTGGACCGACGACATCGAGAGCCTCGTCTACGGGATGGCGGAGACCGACGCGACGATCCTCGAAGCGCGTGGGAACGAAAAGTGGTTCTTCCGAATTCGATTCGACTCTCATCAGGGTCTGACCGATTTCCACAACTTCTGCATGGAACACAACATCGTATTCCGCCTCGAACGCGTGTACACGTTAGCCGAGGAACACGGCGACGGCCACAAGTTCGACCTGACGGATGCGCAACGCCGGGCGCTCCTGCTCGCCGTCAGAGGCGGGTACTTCGAGGTGCCGCGCGGGACGACGCTCGGCGAGCTCGGGGGCGAGATCGGTATCTCCGAACAGTCCGTCTCGGAAAACATCCGACGGGGAACGAACAAGATACTCACGTCGGTCCTGTTCGATTCTTGA
- a CDS encoding undecaprenyl diphosphate synthase family protein: MGLYDRYLAARLRRSDATLPETVALVITERDLLTDGAYATLEQFFEWAVQYGAETVVVYVSVLDEEAVPTLRRELADLRTPEPVAVRGPDDAAAVDAPIQISIGLGGQSEFATAVRKLAEDVDSGDLSPEEIDEAAVEEHLVFPTVPDLVIKTGAERLSDFMIWQSVYSELYFTDVNWRNFRQRDYLRALRDYQERQRRFGR; this comes from the coding sequence GTGGGTCTCTACGACCGCTATCTCGCCGCCCGCCTCCGCCGGAGCGACGCCACCTTACCGGAGACCGTCGCGCTCGTCATCACCGAACGGGACCTGCTGACCGACGGCGCGTACGCCACCCTAGAGCAGTTCTTCGAGTGGGCGGTCCAGTACGGAGCCGAGACCGTCGTCGTCTACGTCAGCGTCTTGGACGAGGAAGCCGTCCCGACGCTGCGCCGGGAACTCGCGGACCTCCGCACGCCTGAACCCGTCGCCGTCCGCGGCCCTGACGACGCGGCGGCCGTCGACGCGCCGATACAGATCTCCATCGGACTGGGCGGCCAATCCGAGTTCGCCACCGCCGTCCGGAAACTCGCCGAGGACGTCGATAGCGGTGACCTCTCCCCCGAGGAGATCGACGAGGCCGCCGTCGAAGAACACCTCGTCTTCCCGACGGTCCCGGACCTCGTCATCAAGACCGGGGCCGAGCGCCTCTCCGATTTCATGATCTGGCAGTCGGTCTACTCCGAACTGTACTTCACCGACGTGAACTGGCGGAACTTCCGCCAGCGAGACTACCTGCGGGCGCTGCGGGACTATCAGGAACGGCAGCGGCGGTTCGGCCGATAG
- a CDS encoding DUF92 domain-containing protein — protein MPSTVRRAGAFAAVGTLAFAVPVATGLDSPALATVAATGPFALVALLAMTAVGQGTALFELFARPGDYEDGKLYGLAAFALAAAGLALLAVQFGLPVRVFVATVVLVSYGNLGQRLAHRVHSDEVVAAAGFVVVGFAAGVVAQLVAARIQGVAIDSAEALFLAGTGALVAALLRSVLFERDDPLVMLSVGLLLWLFFELDPTVGTQRVFIALGVSAVLGYVAYALDTASLPGMLTGVLLSLLTIVLGGYGWFAMLITFFGLGGLSSKFRYDEKLERGIAQEDEGARGSGNVLANSIVALVAVIAWVASPSHIAVEPGLFLYAFAGAVAAAMTDTFSSEFGGLYDNPRLITTLRRVEPGTDGGVTWQGVVAGLAGAAIIAGIAAATLETVGPVGAVVVVGCGLVGMTVDSLLGATVEGTVVGNQGVNMLATLAAALAGSGVALAVGLV, from the coding sequence GTGCCTTCGACAGTCCGGCGTGCCGGCGCGTTCGCCGCGGTCGGGACCCTCGCGTTCGCCGTCCCGGTCGCCACCGGCCTGGATTCGCCCGCGCTCGCGACTGTCGCCGCGACCGGCCCGTTCGCGCTGGTCGCGTTGCTCGCCATGACCGCCGTTGGCCAAGGGACCGCGCTGTTCGAACTGTTCGCCCGCCCCGGCGATTACGAGGACGGGAAGCTCTACGGGCTGGCGGCGTTCGCGCTGGCCGCGGCCGGGCTGGCCCTGCTCGCGGTGCAGTTCGGGCTCCCGGTGCGGGTGTTCGTCGCGACGGTCGTCCTCGTCTCCTACGGCAACCTCGGGCAGCGACTCGCCCACCGTGTCCACAGCGACGAGGTGGTCGCCGCCGCCGGGTTCGTCGTCGTCGGGTTCGCCGCCGGCGTCGTCGCGCAGCTGGTGGCCGCCCGGATTCAGGGCGTCGCCATCGACTCGGCCGAAGCGCTGTTCCTCGCCGGGACCGGCGCGCTCGTCGCGGCGCTGCTCCGGTCGGTGCTGTTCGAGCGCGACGACCCGCTGGTGATGCTGTCGGTCGGCTTACTGTTGTGGCTCTTCTTCGAACTCGATCCGACCGTCGGCACCCAGCGGGTCTTCATCGCGCTCGGCGTCTCGGCGGTCCTCGGCTACGTCGCCTACGCGCTCGACACCGCCTCGCTCCCGGGGATGCTCACCGGCGTCCTCCTCTCGCTGCTGACAATCGTGCTCGGCGGGTACGGCTGGTTCGCCATGCTCATCACGTTCTTCGGGCTGGGCGGCCTCTCGTCGAAGTTCCGCTACGACGAGAAACTGGAGCGCGGCATCGCACAGGAGGACGAGGGCGCGCGGGGGAGCGGGAACGTCCTCGCCAACTCCATCGTCGCGCTGGTAGCGGTCATCGCGTGGGTCGCCAGTCCGAGCCACATCGCCGTCGAACCGGGGCTGTTCCTCTATGCCTTCGCCGGGGCGGTGGCCGCGGCGATGACCGACACCTTCTCCAGCGAGTTCGGCGGCCTCTACGACAACCCGCGGCTCATCACCACTCTCCGGCGGGTCGAGCCCGGCACCGACGGCGGCGTCACATGGCAGGGAGTCGTCGCCGGGTTGGCCGGCGCGGCCATCATCGCCGGGATCGCCGCCGCGACGCTGGAAACGGTCGGCCCGGTCGGGGCCGTCGTCGTCGTCGGCTGCGGGCTCGTCGGGATGACCGTCGACAGCCTGCTGGGCGCGACCGTCGAGGGAACCGTCGTCGGCAATCAGGGCGTCAACATGCTGGCGACGCTCGCGGCGGCGCTGGCTGGCAGCGGCGTCGCGCTCGCGGTCGGGCTCGTATGA
- a CDS encoding GNAT family N-acetyltransferase, with amino-acid sequence MIREARSEDSDRLSAIQTAALDEPWPGLLDVAITGPPIVVVLDENGPIAYALVVPDSPVAYVAEFAVAPGMQGRGYGTRLMRALLVRLRNDGFETVRLTAREDDERARSFYDTFDFEMVERIDDHYEDGDGVLLSRDL; translated from the coding sequence ATGATCCGCGAGGCGCGTTCGGAGGACAGCGACCGACTCAGCGCCATTCAGACGGCCGCCCTCGACGAGCCGTGGCCGGGGCTGTTGGACGTCGCCATCACCGGCCCGCCGATCGTGGTCGTCCTCGACGAGAACGGCCCGATCGCGTACGCGCTGGTCGTCCCGGACTCGCCGGTCGCCTACGTCGCGGAGTTCGCCGTCGCGCCGGGAATGCAGGGCCGAGGCTACGGAACTCGGCTGATGCGAGCGCTGCTCGTCCGCCTCCGAAACGATGGGTTCGAGACGGTTCGACTCACCGCCCGCGAGGACGACGAGCGGGCGCGCTCGTTCTACGATACGTTCGACTTCGAGATGGTCGAGCGGATCGACGACCACTACGAGGACGGCGACGGCGTCCTGCTGTCGCGTGACCTCTAG
- the dnaG gene encoding DNA primase DnaG — translation MHDTAKYLIHADITAAGVVERSDVVGAVFGQTEGLLGEEMDLRDLQESKKVGRIDVEIRSEGGQSFGQITVASGLDRVETAILAAALETIEQVGPCRAQIEVSDIEDVRSAKRREVVDRATELLASFEADSIQTEDIVETVRQRARVDDITEYEGLPAGPRVADSDAIVVVEGRADVLQLLKYGVKNAIAVEGTDVPEAVADLTTRRTVTAFLDGDRGGDLILKELAQVGDVDYVAIAPRGRSVEELSRSEAMKSLRDKVPYDAVADADSPAAAIEENEARDDATAVDSDRGPVTDEDGGEAAAVAGVDGGTAASEADSTETASTAGPSGDGDATTDATAADEADRERPTLSDHVDAVIRADSGTVRLLDDDLRVLAEGDADEVVSMVGDCDETPRTVVVDADCSQKILDVAAQRGVGTVVATGDGEYVKQPTSVQVRTVS, via the coding sequence ATGCACGATACAGCGAAATATCTCATTCACGCGGACATCACCGCCGCCGGGGTCGTCGAGCGGAGCGACGTCGTCGGCGCGGTGTTCGGGCAGACCGAGGGGTTACTGGGCGAGGAGATGGACTTGCGGGACCTACAGGAGTCGAAGAAGGTCGGACGGATCGACGTCGAGATCCGGTCCGAGGGCGGGCAGTCGTTCGGCCAGATAACGGTCGCCAGCGGGCTCGACCGGGTCGAGACCGCCATCCTCGCCGCGGCGCTCGAAACCATCGAACAGGTCGGTCCCTGCAGGGCGCAGATAGAGGTCTCGGACATCGAGGACGTCCGGAGCGCCAAGCGGCGCGAAGTGGTCGACCGGGCGACGGAGCTACTGGCCTCCTTCGAGGCGGACTCCATCCAGACTGAGGACATCGTCGAGACGGTGCGCCAGCGCGCCCGCGTCGACGACATCACGGAGTACGAGGGGCTGCCCGCCGGCCCGCGGGTGGCCGACTCCGACGCCATCGTCGTCGTCGAGGGGCGGGCCGACGTGCTCCAACTGCTGAAGTACGGCGTCAAGAACGCCATCGCCGTCGAGGGCACCGACGTCCCCGAAGCGGTCGCGGACCTGACGACCCGTCGGACCGTCACCGCCTTCCTCGACGGCGACCGCGGCGGCGACCTCATCCTCAAGGAGCTGGCACAGGTCGGTGATGTGGACTACGTCGCCATCGCCCCGCGCGGCCGCTCCGTCGAGGAACTCTCCCGCAGCGAGGCGATGAAATCGCTCCGCGATAAGGTCCCATACGACGCCGTCGCCGACGCCGACTCCCCCGCCGCTGCGATCGAGGAGAACGAAGCACGCGACGACGCGACCGCCGTCGACAGCGACCGAGGGCCGGTCACGGACGAAGACGGTGGCGAAGCCGCGGCCGTCGCCGGCGTCGACGGGGGAACGGCGGCGAGCGAGGCCGACTCGACGGAAACGGCGTCGACCGCCGGACCGAGCGGCGACGGCGACGCGACGACCGACGCGACGGCGGCCGACGAGGCGGACCGCGAGCGCCCGACGCTCTCGGACCACGTCGACGCCGTCATCCGCGCCGACAGCGGGACCGTCCGGCTACTCGATGACGACCTGCGGGTCCTCGCGGAGGGGGACGCAGACGAGGTGGTCTCGATGGTGGGCGACTGCGACGAGACGCCCCGAACCGTCGTCGTCGACGCCGACTGTTCGCAGAAGATTCTCGATGTCGCCGCCCAGCGCGGCGTCGGCACGGTCGTCGCCACCGGCGACGGCGAGTACGTCAAGCAACCGACGAGCGTGCAGGTCAGGACCGTCTCCTAG
- a CDS encoding sugar phosphate isomerase/epimerase family protein yields the protein MRTAIQLWTLRNVDAPLSALFHRLATAGYEGVEFAGLGDSSERTQLLDAAGLLPVGVHVDADELRADPAAINGDLETLDAPYAVVPYLDDDHFADAAAVDETAATLDRIARDLDRPLLYHNHVHEFVPVGDETAFDRLIERTTVGFELDAGWAQAAGRDPVSLLRKLDGRAPVVHLKDVTVDGDPTDLGEGVVDLPAVVAAAREAGTDWLVFEYDDPDDPLAAMERGIEAMDRLLAEA from the coding sequence ATGCGCACGGCAATCCAACTGTGGACGCTTCGGAACGTCGACGCACCTCTCTCCGCTCTCTTCCACCGTCTCGCGACCGCCGGGTACGAGGGCGTCGAGTTCGCCGGGCTCGGCGACTCGTCCGAGCGAACGCAGTTGCTCGACGCCGCCGGCCTGTTGCCCGTCGGCGTCCACGTCGACGCCGACGAACTCCGGGCGGACCCGGCGGCTATCAACGGCGATCTGGAGACGCTGGACGCCCCTTACGCCGTCGTTCCCTACCTCGACGACGACCACTTCGCCGACGCGGCGGCCGTCGACGAGACGGCGGCGACGCTCGACCGCATCGCCCGCGACCTCGACCGCCCGCTCCTCTATCACAACCACGTCCACGAGTTCGTCCCGGTCGGCGACGAGACGGCGTTCGACCGGCTCATCGAGCGGACGACGGTGGGTTTCGAACTCGACGCCGGGTGGGCGCAGGCCGCCGGACGAGACCCGGTCTCTCTCCTCCGGAAACTCGACGGACGCGCCCCGGTCGTCCACCTGAAAGACGTCACCGTCGACGGCGACCCCACCGACCTCGGCGAGGGCGTCGTGGACCTCCCGGCCGTCGTGGCCGCCGCCCGCGAGGCCGGGACGGACTGGCTCGTCTTCGAGTACGACGATCCGGACGACCCGCTCGCCGCGATGGAACGGGGCATCGAGGCGATGGACCGGTTACTGGCCGAGGCGTGA
- a CDS encoding tRNA-binding protein produces the protein MTFTEAEIDPTRFLEDVEMRVGEVVDVEPFPEARKDVYKLDVDFGEETLQSAARLTDVYDPEDLLGAQVVAVVNLGTVTVAGFESECLVTGVDGEDGVVHLTTERDVEPGTRVY, from the coding sequence ATGACGTTCACCGAAGCCGAGATCGATCCGACGCGGTTCCTCGAAGACGTCGAGATGCGCGTCGGCGAGGTCGTCGACGTCGAACCGTTCCCCGAAGCGCGAAAGGACGTGTACAAACTCGACGTGGACTTCGGCGAGGAGACGTTGCAGTCTGCGGCCAGGCTCACCGACGTCTACGACCCCGAGGACTTACTGGGGGCGCAGGTCGTCGCCGTCGTGAACCTGGGGACGGTCACCGTCGCCGGGTTCGAGAGCGAGTGTCTGGTCACGGGCGTCGACGGCGAGGACGGCGTCGTCCACCTGACGACCGAACGCGACGTCGAGCCCGGAACGCGCGTCTACTGA
- a CDS encoding DUF3311 domain-containing protein translates to MTSARTAGWAAVALVLMALAVPWFLWRNASVAFGLPVWLWWHVGWMVLASIVFAVFARTDWGLGVEEVR, encoded by the coding sequence ATGACGTCCGCTCGAACCGCCGGCTGGGCCGCCGTCGCGCTCGTGCTGATGGCGCTTGCCGTCCCGTGGTTCCTCTGGCGAAACGCGAGCGTCGCGTTCGGCCTGCCGGTGTGGCTCTGGTGGCACGTCGGCTGGATGGTGCTGGCGAGTATCGTCTTCGCCGTCTTCGCCCGAACCGACTGGGGTCTCGGCGTCGAGGAGGTGCGCTGA
- a CDS encoding sodium:solute symporter family protein — translation MADTALQLGIVGAYMVVALAVGVVAYRLTERNAEDYYLASRTLGTVVLLFTTFATLLSAFTFFGGPNLAFSAGPEWILVMGLMDGIVFAVLWYVLGYKQWLVGKRHGYVTLGEMLGDRFGSTRLRVLVAGVSLVWLFPYVMLQQKGAGQAIVGLTDGQIPFWVGAGGITLFMILYVAVSGMRGVAWTDTIQGLFMLSLVWAAVAWILTSVGGAGAATAAVAESDPEFLALGGGLYTRQYIVSTAVSIAFGVTMFPQINQRFFAAGSKTVFKRTFALWPILVLLLFVPAFMLGSWAAGLGVTVPEGGNVVPALLGEYTPAWFAALVIAGAMAAMMSSSDSMLLSGSSYLTRDVYRPLKRAFGSGETDDARETLVARAGVVAFAALSFVASLYSPGTLVQIGDTAFSGFAQLTLPVALALYWRGTTRDGMYAGVVGSQLFYVLHVFPVVETLAGLAGLAVSLPTAYLGWTPGIIGILLGAVLTVAVSLATSAAPGENRAAYQVDGVEAD, via the coding sequence ATGGCCGACACTGCGCTCCAGTTGGGCATCGTCGGCGCGTACATGGTCGTCGCGCTGGCCGTCGGCGTCGTCGCCTACCGCCTGACCGAGCGGAACGCCGAGGACTACTACCTCGCCAGTCGCACGCTGGGCACCGTCGTCCTGCTCTTCACGACCTTCGCGACCCTGCTTTCGGCCTTCACGTTCTTCGGCGGACCGAACCTCGCCTTCAGCGCCGGCCCTGAGTGGATTCTGGTGATGGGACTGATGGACGGCATCGTCTTCGCCGTCCTCTGGTACGTGTTGGGCTACAAGCAGTGGCTCGTCGGCAAGCGCCACGGCTACGTCACGCTCGGGGAGATGCTGGGCGACCGCTTCGGCTCGACGCGACTTCGCGTCCTCGTCGCCGGCGTGAGCCTCGTCTGGCTGTTCCCGTACGTGATGCTCCAGCAGAAGGGAGCCGGACAGGCCATCGTCGGCCTGACGGACGGGCAGATCCCCTTCTGGGTCGGCGCGGGCGGCATCACGCTGTTCATGATCCTGTACGTCGCCGTCTCGGGGATGCGCGGCGTCGCCTGGACCGACACGATTCAGGGCCTGTTCATGCTGTCACTCGTGTGGGCCGCCGTCGCGTGGATTCTCACGTCCGTCGGCGGCGCTGGCGCGGCAACCGCCGCAGTCGCCGAGAGCGACCCGGAGTTCCTCGCGCTCGGCGGCGGCCTCTACACGCGGCAGTATATCGTCTCGACGGCCGTGAGCATCGCCTTCGGCGTGACGATGTTCCCGCAGATAAACCAGCGCTTCTTCGCCGCCGGGTCGAAGACGGTGTTCAAGCGGACGTTCGCCCTGTGGCCGATTCTCGTCCTCCTCCTGTTCGTCCCGGCGTTCATGCTGGGGTCGTGGGCCGCCGGGCTCGGCGTGACGGTGCCGGAGGGCGGCAACGTCGTCCCCGCGCTGCTGGGCGAATATACGCCGGCGTGGTTCGCCGCGCTGGTCATCGCCGGCGCGATGGCGGCGATGATGTCCTCCAGCGACTCGATGCTGCTGTCGGGGTCGTCGTATCTCACCCGCGACGTCTACCGGCCGCTGAAGCGCGCGTTCGGAAGCGGCGAGACGGACGACGCCCGGGAGACGCTCGTCGCCCGCGCGGGCGTCGTCGCCTTCGCCGCGCTCTCCTTCGTCGCCAGCCTTTACTCGCCGGGCACGCTCGTCCAGATCGGCGACACCGCGTTCAGCGGGTTCGCCCAGCTCACCCTGCCCGTCGCGCTCGCGCTCTACTGGCGCGGGACCACCCGCGACGGGATGTACGCCGGCGTCGTGGGGAGCCAGCTGTTCTACGTCCTGCACGTCTTTCCCGTCGTCGAGACGCTCGCCGGCCTCGCGGGGCTCGCCGTCTCGCTCCCGACCGCCTATCTCGGCTGGACGCCGGGTATCATCGGCATTCTGCTGGGAGCCGTCTTGACCGTCGCCGTCTCGCTCGCGACCAGCGCCGCCCCCGGGGAGAACCGCGCGGCCTATCAGGTCGACGGCGTCGAGGCCGACTGA
- a CDS encoding peroxiredoxin family protein, whose translation MSLEQSAAPDFSLESTAGGTVSLSEHLEDGPAVILVNRGHWCSFCAEHLQTFSEVSYDLWFHDNVDVLPVVTSPLPKVTEMRDRYDLDIQLLADPDGEVAEQYSGTEETSHGLTGIAGTYVVDEEGTVQYEQVADNAADRTYGNFVRYFIRNGYEDPYGE comes from the coding sequence ATGAGCTTAGAACAGTCAGCGGCACCCGACTTCTCGCTCGAAAGCACCGCCGGTGGGACGGTCTCGCTCTCCGAACACCTCGAAGACGGCCCCGCCGTGATCCTCGTCAACCGCGGCCACTGGTGCAGTTTCTGCGCGGAGCACCTCCAGACGTTCAGCGAAGTGTCCTACGACCTCTGGTTCCACGACAACGTGGACGTCCTCCCGGTCGTGACCTCACCGCTCCCGAAGGTGACCGAGATGCGGGACCGTTACGACCTCGACATCCAGCTGCTCGCCGACCCCGACGGCGAGGTGGCCGAGCAGTACAGCGGGACCGAGGAGACGAGCCACGGCCTGACCGGCATCGCCGGGACGTACGTCGTCGACGAGGAGGGGACCGTCCAGTACGAACAGGTCGCGGACAACGCCGCCGACCGCACCTACGGGAACTTCGTTCGGTACTTCATCCGCAACGGGTACGAGGACCCGTACGGCGAGTGA